The following are from one region of the Salvia splendens isolate huo1 chromosome 2, SspV2, whole genome shotgun sequence genome:
- the LOC121792641 gene encoding pentatricopeptide repeat-containing protein At3g02330, mitochondrial-like, giving the protein MAPFYRKTFSYIFQECSKARARDRGMQAHARMILSGFKPTVYVSNCLIQMYIKCSRMQCAGKVFDRMPERDRVSWNAIIFGYSINGKMGLAQSLFDLMPERDVISWNSLVSGYLQNGNCLKSVEVFVMMGSDDVGYDETTFAVVLKSCASLEDYLLGLQVHGVVVKSGFECDVVTGSAMLDMYAKCKKLDESMRFFGRMPVKNWVSWSAIIGGSVQNGELVDGVELFKEMQREGVGVSQSVYASVFRSCAGLSDSRLGSQLHGHALKSDFGADTIVGTAMLDMYAKCGNLLNATKVFDLFPNHNLQSYNALIVGYARGDCGLEGMQLFLLLLRSNLGFDEISLSAAFSACAVGKGLLLGTQIHGLALKTPFCYDICVANAVLDMYGKCGALREACRVFDEMESRDAVSWNAVIAACEQNNNGDTLPLFVGMLRSRMEPDEFTYGSVLKACAGGQALQQGREIHGRVIMCGLGLDSFVSSVIVDMYCKCGEVEEAEKLHDRMEERTLVSWNAIISGYSSSEQSEGAQKYFSRMLEMGIKPDNFTYATVLDTCSNVANVGLGKQIHAQVIKQELQSDVYIVSTLVDMYSKCGNMVDSVLMFRKAPSRDFVTWNAMVCAYAHHGYGNEALQVFEEMLLERVMPNHATFVAVLRACGHIGLVDEALHYFHAMKNEYGLEPQLEHYSSMVDALGRSGRIIDALKLVEDMPLEADDVIWRALLSNCKMQGNVEVAEIAANALLEIDPQDSSAYVLLSNIYADAGMWSEVAKMRRIMRHSGLKKEPGCSWIEIEAEVHMFVVGDKAHPRLDEIYEKMDVLMAEMKPDIDGLFDVMVYEDERWCAH; this is encoded by the coding sequence ATGGCCCCATTTTACCGAAAGACATTTTCCTATATATTTCAAGAATGCTCCAAGGCGAGAGCGCGCGATCGCGGGATGCAAGCCCACGCACGGATGATCTTATCTGGCTTCAAACCCACAGTTTATGTTTCCAATTGTTTGATCCAAATGTATATAAAATGCTCCCGTATGCAGTGTGCGGGTAAAGTGTTCGACAGAATGCCTGAACGGGACCGCGTCTCTTGGAACGCTATAATCTTCGGGTATTCGATCAATGGGAAGATGGGGTTGGCGCAATCGCTCTTTGACTTGATGCCTGAGCGAGATGTGATCTCTTGGAATTCTTTGGTGTCAGGATATTTGCAGAATGGGAATTGTTTGAAGTCGGTTGAGGTGTTCGTGATGATGGGGAGTGATGATGTGGGATACGATGAGACCACGTTTGCTGTTGTGTTGAAGTCATGCGCGAGTTTGGAAGACTATCTGTTAGGGCTACAAGTGCATGGAGTTGTGGTGAAGTCGGGATTTGAATGTGACGTGGTGACTGGAAGTGCTATGTTGGATATGTATGCAAAGTGCAAGAAGTTGGATGAATCAATGCGGTTTTTTGGCAGGATGCCGGTGAAAAATTGGGTATCATGGAGCGCAATCATTGGTGGCAGCGTTCAAAATGGCGAGCTTGTGGATGGGGTGGAGCTGTTTAAAgaaatgcagagagagggagttGGGGTTAGCCAATCTGTTTATGCTAGTGTTTTCAGGTCTTGTGCTGGTTTATCTGATTCAAGGTTGGGTTCTCAGTTGCATGGCCACGCGCTGAAGAGCGATTTTGGAGCTGATACCATAGTTGGTACTGCAATGTTGGATATGTATGCGAAATGTGGCAACTTGCTTAATGCTACGAAGGTTTTCGACTTGTTTCCAAACCATAACTTGCAATCTTACAATGCTTTGATTGTTGGATATGCTAGAGGCGATTGTGGATTGGAAGGTATGCAGCTGTTTCTGCTGCTATTGAGGTCTAATCTTGGTTTTGATGAAATAAGCCTATCTGCTGCGTTTAGTGCTTGTGCAGTAGGGAAAGGTCTTTTGTTAGGAACTCAAATACATGGTTTAGCACTTAAGACTCCCTTCTGTTATGATATATGTGTGGCCAATGCCGTTTTAGATATGTATGGTAAATGTGGAGCACTACGTGAAGCTTGTCGTGTGTTTGATGAAATGGAGAGTAGAGATGCTGTGTCGTGGAATGCAGTCATTGCTGCTTGTGAGCAGAACAACAATGGGGACACGTTGCCACTATTCGTTGGTATGCTTCGTTCAAGAATGGAACCAGATGAATTTACATATGGAAGTGTTCTGAAAGCGTGTGCGGGTGGGCAGGCTCTGCAGCAGGGGAGGGAGATCCATGGTAGAGTCATTATGTGCGGCTTGGGGTTGGACTCGTTTGTGAGCAGTGTGATTGTTGATATGTATTGCAAGTGTGGGGAGGTGGAGGAGGCAGAGAAGCTCCATGACAGGATGGAAGAACGAACGCTTGTTTCTTGGAATGCTATCATTTCTGGGTATTCGTCGAGTGAGCAGAGCGAAGGGGCACAGAAGTACTTCTCTAGGATGTTGGAGATGGGAATTAAACCTGATAACTTCACCTATGCTACGGTTCTTGACACTTGTTCGAATGTGGCGAATGTCGGGCTTGGGAAGCAGATCCATGCTCAAGTGATCAAGCAGGAGCTGCAGTCGGATGTGTACATTGTTAGCACATTAGTTGATATGTATTCAAAATGTGGGAACATGGTGGACTCTGTTTTGATGTTCCGGAAAGCACCCAGCCGCGATTTTGTGACTTGGAACGCGATGGTTTGTGCTTATGCTCACCACGGATATGGGAACGAGGCTCTGCAGGTGTTTGAAGAAATGCTGCTCGAGAGAGTGATGCCAAACCATGCAACATTCGTGGCAGTTCTTCGTGCTTGTGGGCATATTGGTCTTGTAGACGAAGCGCTTCACTACTTCCACGCTATGAAAAATGAGTATGGACTGGAACCGCAGTTGGAACATTACTCGTCTATGGTTGATGCGCTTGGAAGGTCTGGACGGATCATTGATGCTTTAAAGCTTGTCGAAGATATGCCCCTGGAGGCGGATGATGTGATTTGGAGGGCTCTTCTTAGTAACTGTAAGATGCAAGGGAATGTCGAGGTGGCAGAGATAGCAGCGAACGCCCTTCTGGAGATTGACCCTCAGGACTCATCTGCTTATGTTCTTCTATCAAATATCTATGCTGATGCAGGGATGTGGAGCGAGGTTGCGAAGATGAGGAGGATCATGAGACATAGTGGGCTGAAGAAGGAGCCGGGGTGTAGCTGGATCGAGATCGAAGCCGAGGTGCATATGTTTGTAGTGGGGGATAAAGCTCATCCGCGGCTTGATGAGATATATGAGAAGATGGATGTTCTAATGGCTGAGATGAAACCTGACATTGATGGGTTGTTTGATGTTATGGTGTACGAGGATGAAAGATGGTGTGCCCACTAA
- the LOC121792642 gene encoding serine/threonine-protein kinase 19 homolog isoform X1 codes for MSNKIPESEPSPSRKRARNEEPEPQSENDVVNSHSLSLEENFAFSDTLMALRMMRAQFPHIQKVSVPPFVLQSQLYSSIKNRTEVDREIESLKREKVVRIFKLNTGQDDHAIMFTDDYISQIERVVKRMEENSKNDLEVFEWFKTHVVQSKLDPSIGHQELWSILSLGGRVKEEHISQLISAGLLIRQLIDQNMYWFSIPNIGSVLKGLSQGRKELMSLLSRRKYKEMMMAALEIKRLRFSPLDMRFHLRDLIGSGQLKTIQTPSGLIVRVAKD; via the exons ATGAGCAACAAAATCCCGGAATCGGAGCCATCACCAAGCAGGAAGCGTGCGCGGAATGAAGAACCAGAGCCCCAATCCGAAAACGATGTTGTAAATTCACATTCTCTTTCGTTAG AGGAGAATTTCGCATTCAGTGATACACTGATGGCGCTTCGGATGATGCGAGCTCAGTTTCCTCACATTCAGAAG GTTTCAGTTCCGCCTTTTGTCTTGCAGTCGCAGTTGTACAGCAGCATAAAAAATAGGACTGAAGTGGATAGGGAAATAGAG TCTCTTAAGAGGGAAAAAGTGGTGCGGATATTTAAGTTAAACACTGGACAGGATGATCATGCCATAATGTTTACAGACGACTACATCAGTCAG ATTGAACGTGTTGTGAAAAGGATGGAAGAAAACAGCAAAAATGACCTTGAAGTTTTTGAGTGGTTCAAGACTCATGTCGTACAGTCCAAGCTTGACCCCAGCATTGGTCATCAAGAGCTG TGGTCTATTCTGTCGTTAGGTGGAAGGGTGAAAGAGGAACATATCTCTCAATTAATTAGTGCTGGGCTTCTT ATTCGCCAACTTATTGATCAGAACATGTATTGGTTTTCAATTCCAAACATTGGCTCAGTGCTCAAAGGTCTATCACAG GGAAGGAAGGAGCTTATGTCTCTTCTAAGCCGAAGAAAATACAAGGAGATGATGATGGCTGCTTTGGAGATTAAACGCCTGAGATTTTCTCCTCTGGATATGAGATTTCACCTACGAGATCTAATAGGTTCGGGTCAGCTCAAAACCATTCAGACACCAAGCGGCCTGATTGTACGAGTTGCTAAAGATTGA
- the LOC121792642 gene encoding uncharacterized protein LOC121792642 isoform X2 codes for MSNKIPESEPSPSRKRARNEEPEPQSENDVVNSHSLSLEENFAFSDTLMALRMMRAQFPHIQKVSVPPFVLQSQLYSSIKNRTEVDREIESLKREKVVRIFKLNTGQDDHAIMFTDDYISQIERVVKRMEENSKNDLEVFEWFKTHVVQSKLDPSIGHQELWSILSLGGRVKEEHISQLISAGLLFPSRFANLLIRTCIGFQFQTLAQCSKVYHREGRSLCLF; via the exons ATGAGCAACAAAATCCCGGAATCGGAGCCATCACCAAGCAGGAAGCGTGCGCGGAATGAAGAACCAGAGCCCCAATCCGAAAACGATGTTGTAAATTCACATTCTCTTTCGTTAG AGGAGAATTTCGCATTCAGTGATACACTGATGGCGCTTCGGATGATGCGAGCTCAGTTTCCTCACATTCAGAAG GTTTCAGTTCCGCCTTTTGTCTTGCAGTCGCAGTTGTACAGCAGCATAAAAAATAGGACTGAAGTGGATAGGGAAATAGAG TCTCTTAAGAGGGAAAAAGTGGTGCGGATATTTAAGTTAAACACTGGACAGGATGATCATGCCATAATGTTTACAGACGACTACATCAGTCAG ATTGAACGTGTTGTGAAAAGGATGGAAGAAAACAGCAAAAATGACCTTGAAGTTTTTGAGTGGTTCAAGACTCATGTCGTACAGTCCAAGCTTGACCCCAGCATTGGTCATCAAGAGCTG TGGTCTATTCTGTCGTTAGGTGGAAGGGTGAAAGAGGAACATATCTCTCAATTAATTAGTGCTGGGCTTCTT TTTCCTTCTAGATTCGCCAACTTATTGATCAGAACATGTATTGGTTTTCAATTCCAAACATTGGCTCAGTGCTCAAAGGTCTATCACAG GGAAGGAAGGAGCTTATGTCTCTTCTAA
- the LOC121792644 gene encoding dolichyl-diphosphooligosaccharide--protein glycosyltransferase subunit 2-like, with protein sequence MARYLGLLLLAVLVLAASCESAVFSPVSESHRSAALELFSPADGSYGSLEETYEALKTFKVLGIEKKHDITTSSCASVAHTLKSTSLASKDYFQALRVNSILKCDLNSEAFRGTESKLKGSLNGANSLIDFYYSIGGLMLLKEQMPEVDVHLGDADRIFRSIKALGQSDGRWRLNSNNPESSNNAAGIALEALAGVISLATPQIDNSLITTLKNDVLKLFDGIERYDDGAYYFDEKHVGALGHQSPLSASASVVRGITAVAAATSENLNLPGDKILGLAKFFLGVGIPGSAQDLFHQIDALSCLENIRGSTPLILSLPATVISVTKKDQLKVRVSTVLGSPAPTLSVRLMQIFVSGSKDASVTDQKLKFDAVSGIHVLETMPKNIDVGSYVFSFEIIFDNPEHKKTYVTGGRTRVLVHITGVIKIDNADIVILDGDHGSIETQKKLKLPGGNDVALSANHLQKLRLSFDLTTPSGNAFKPHQAFLKLRHESGVDHIFLVGNSGKKLEIILDFLGLVEKFFYLSGRYDIQLTVGDSDMENSFLQLLGSVELDLPDAPEKAARPPPQPVDPYSRYGPKPEIAHIFRAPEKRPAKELSLVFLVLVLIPFFGFLAGLVQLRANLKNFPKATAPSTFAILFHLGIAAVLALYALFWLKLDLFTTLKALGLLGMFLMFVGHKTLSHLASTSSKLKST encoded by the exons ATGGCGCGATATTTAGGATTACTGCTATTAGCGGTTTTGGTGCTCGCCGCGAGCTGTGAATCGGCCGTCTTCAGCCCGGTTTCGGAATCTCATCGATCTGCGGCATTGGAGCTCTTTTCTCCTGCTGATGGATCTTATGGAAG TTTGGAGGAGACATATGAGGCTTTAAAGACGTTTAAGGTTCTTGGGATTGAAAAGAAGCATGATATAACAACTTCATCTTGTGCTTCTGTGGCGCACACCTTAAAGTCTACTTCTTTAGCCTCAAAGGATTATTTCCAAGCATTAAGAGTTAACAGCATACTGAAGTGTGACCTCAATAGTGAGGCTTTTCGG GGAACTGAGTCTAAACTTAAGGGCTCTCTAAATGGTGCCAATTCGCTTATTGATTTTTACTATTCCATTGGAGGATTAATGCTTTTGAAG GAACAGATGCCTGAAGTGGATGTTCATCTCGGAGATGCTGATAGAATTTTTCGCTCAATAAAG GCTCTTGGTCAGAGTGATGGAAGGTGGCGTCTTAATTCCAACAATCCAGAGTCTAGTAACAATGCTGCTG GGATAGCACTTGAAGCCCTGGCTGGCGTTATTTCTTTAGCAACTCCTCAGATTGACAATTCCCTG ATTACAACTCTGAAAAATGACGTCCTGAAGCTCTTTGACGGTATTGAAAGATACG ATGACGGGGCTTATTACTTTGATGAGAAACATGTTGGTGCACTGGGACATCAGAGTCCTCTTTCAGCCTCTGCATCAGTAGTCCGTGGAATCACAGCTGTTGCAGCAGCCACATCTGAAAATTTGAAT CTTCCTGGAGATAAAATTTTGGGCTTGGCAAAATTCTTCCTTGGCGTTGGAATTCCGGGAAGTGCCCAAGATTTGTTTCACCAAATTGATGCTTTGAGTTGCTTGGAAAACATTAG GGGATCCACTCCTCTGATTTTATCTCTGCCAGCTACTGTCATTTCAGTCACCAAGAAAGATCAACTTAAG GTTCGGGTCAGCACTGTACTGGGTTCTCCAGCTCCTACTCTGTCAGTCAGGCTCATGCAGATTTTTGTCTCTGGTTCAAAAGATGCTTCTGTCACTGACCAG AAGCTTAAATTCGATGCAGTCAGTGGAATACATGTCTTGGAAACTATGCCAAAAAATATTGATGTCGGTAGCTATGTTTTTTCTTTTGAG ATTATATTTGACAACCCAGAACATAAGAAAACCTATGTGACTGGTGGACGAACTAGAGTGCTTGTTCATATAACTGGAGTTATCAAGATTGACAATGCAGATATTGTAATACTTGACGGTGACCATGGAAGTATAGAGACTCAGAAAAA GCTAAAACTACCAGGCGGCAATGATGTTGCTTTATCAGCTAATCATCTCCAGAAGTTGAGGCTATCCTTTGACCTGACCACTCCGTCTGGAAATGCTTTTAAGCCCCACCAG GCATTCCTCAAGTTGCGTCATGAAAGTGGAGTTGATCACATCTTCTTggtgggaaattcagggaagAAGCTTGAGATAATACTA GATTTCCTGGGGCTAGTTGAAAAGTTTTTCTACCTATCTGGTAGATACGATATCCAACTTACAGTTGGAGACTCTGACATG GAGAATTCTTTCTTGCAACTACTGGGCTCTGTAGAATTAGATCTCCCTGATGCACCTGAAAAGGCCGCTCGTCCTCCCCCACAACCTGTTGACCCATACTCCAGATATGGGCCTAAGCCGGAGATTGCTCACATATTCAGAGCTCCAGAAAAACGTCCCGCTAAGGAGCTTTCTCTTGTTTTCCTGGTCCTTGTACTCATACCATTTTTCGGTTTCTTGGCTGGG CTCGTTCAGCTTCGTGCCAACCTCAAGAATTTCCCCAAAGCAACTGCCCCTTCAACTTTTGCCATTCTCTTCCACCTGGGAATTGCAGCAGTTCTGGCACTGTATGCATTGTTTTGGTTAAAG TTGGACCTATTTACCACACTGAAGGCACTCGGCTTATTGGGAATGTTCTTGATGTTTGTTGGGCACAAGACACTGTCTCATCTTGCATCCACTTCGTCCAAGTTAAAATCTACGTGA
- the LOC121792645 gene encoding uncharacterized protein At1g03900-like, producing MLYDDDQETFEHTLLVVREVAVYKIPPRPTSGGYKCGEWLQSDKIWSGRLRVVSCHARCEIRLEDPNSGDLFAACFVNPGQRDAAVEPVLDSSRYFVLRIEDGRGKHAFIGLGFSERNEAFDFNVALSDHEKYVKRDGDKEAGTSAGGDEVGDEGQIDIHPAVNHRLKEGETIRINVKNKPASGAGMLSTAVAKPKALGLAPPPAGAVKIRSPLPPPPNDPVAARLGGGHGSALNVSQDNSRRSSDALSDLSQLEKSLPSSGGSGTPQTSAAGWAAF from the exons ATGTTGTACGACGACGACCAGGAGACCTTCGAGCACACCCTCCTCGTTGTCCGCGAAGTCGCCGTCTACAAGATCCCTCCCCGCCCCACCAGCGGCGGCTACAAGTGCGGCGAGTGGCTCCAGTCCGACAAGATCTGGTCCGGCCGCCTCCGCGTCGTCTCCTGTCACGCCCGCTGCGAGATCCGCCTCGAGGACCCCAATTCCGGCGACCTCTTCGCCGCCTGCTTCGTCAATCCCGGCCAGCGCGACGCCGCCGTCGAGCCCGTCCTCGACTCCTCGCGCTACTTCGTGCTAAGGATCGAGGATGGGCGCGGGAAGCACGCCTTCATAGGGCTCGGGTTCAGTGAGAGGAATGAGGCGTTTGATTTCAATGTGGCGCTGTCGGATCACGAGAAGTACGTCAAGAGGGATGGAGACAAGGAGGCCGGGACCAGCGCCGGCGGCGATGAGGTTGGGGATGAGGGGCAAATTGATATCCATCCTGCTGTCAATCATAGGCTTAAG GAAGGAGAGACGATTCGTATAAATGTGAAAAATAAGCCTGCAAGCGGAGCAGGCATGCTTTCGACTGCAGTTGCAAAACCTAAAGCTCTAGGTCTTGCTCCCCCGCCTGCTGGAGCAGTCAAAATTAGGTCTCCTCTGCCTCCTCCACCAAATGATCCCGTTGCTGCTAGGTTGGGTGGCGGTCATGGTAGTGCTCTGAATGTATCCCAAGATAATTCAAGGCGCTCTAGTGATGCTCTTTCCGATCTTTCTCAACTTGAG AAGAGCCTTCCGTCGAGTGGCGGATCAGGGACTCCTCAAACCTCTGCAGCCGGCTGGGCAGCATTTTGA